A region from the Rhodamnia argentea isolate NSW1041297 chromosome 7, ASM2092103v1, whole genome shotgun sequence genome encodes:
- the LOC115749716 gene encoding dolichyl-diphosphooligosaccharide--protein glycosyltransferase subunit 2, giving the protein MARTGRTGSLMLAFALALAALSICNAAPIFRPVSDSHRSAALELFSLVDGSFARLEEAYEALRTFEILGVEKKGDVSAATCPSVASVLGSSSAPKELFYALKVNSILKCNVDDASFEVVASRLKTVVSDASSLLDFYYSISGLVLIKDQASGVEVLLGDAEGTFQSIKALSQSDGRWRFSSSNPESSAYAAGLALEALAGVISLASSEINQSMIRTVKNDIVKLFDSIEKYDDGTFYFDEKVVDAREHRGPLSVTSSVIQGLTAFASVTSESITLPEDRILGLAKFFLGIGIPGDAKDLFNQISSLACLENNRVSIPLILSLPSTVLSLTKKDPLKVKVNTVLGSNSPPLKVKLLRAFSSVSRDVPAIESQELKYDPESTFHSLILPEAVDVGRYIFVFELALQDSEDGKTYATGGQTQMPIFITGVMKIVNAAIAVLDSDLGTVDTQKSLNLDRENDVSLSANHLQKLRLSFKLSTPRGHPYKPHQAFLKLKHETKVEHVFVLGISGKQFELVLDFLGLVEKFFYLSGRFDLQLTVGDAAMENSFLLPIGHIELDLPEAPEKAPRPPLQPADLSSRYGPKAEIVHVFRTPDKRPPKELSLSFLGLSLLPFLGFLVGLLCLGVNLKNFPSSVLPATFAMLFHGGIAAVLLLYVLFWLKLDLFTTLKALGFLGAFLVFVGHRTLSYLASTSAKLKSA; this is encoded by the exons ATGGCGAGAACCGGGAGGACGGGGTCCCTGATGCTCGCGTTCGCGCTTGCGCTCGCGGCTCTGTCGATCTGTAACGCCGCGCCGATCTTCCGTCCGGTTTCAGATTCTCACCGATCCGCCGCTCTGGAGCTATTTTCGCTCGTTGATGGCTCCTTTGCTAG GTTAGAAGAGGCGTACGAGGCATTACGGACATTCGAGATTCTTGGAGTCGAAAAGAAGGGTGATGTGAGCGCCGCCACTTGTCCATCGGTCGCATCCGTTCTTGGTTCGTCTTCAGCTCCGAAAGAGTTGTTTTACGCCCTGAAAGTTAACAGCATCTTGAAATGCAATGTGGACGATGCCTCCTTTGAG GTCGTTGCATCAAGACTCAAAACTGTTGTGAGTGATGCAAGTTCGTTACTCGACTTCTACTACTCAATTAGTGGACTTGTTCTAATCAAG GATCAAGCTTCTGGAGTCGAAGTTCTTCTTGGTGATGCTGAAGGAACTTTTCAGTCGATCAAG GCTCTCAGCCAGAGTGATGGAAGGTGGCGCTTTAGTTCTAGCAATCCTGAATCTAGCGCATATGCTGCAG GATTGGCACTTGAAGCACTTGCTGGTGTCATTTCGCTGGCTTCATCTGAAATCAATCAGTCAATG ATCCGCACAGTCAAGAATGATATAGTGAAGCTTTTCGACAGCATTGAGAAATATG ATGATGGGACCTTTTACTTCGATGAGAAAGTTGTTGATGCGCGTGAACATCGAGGTCCGCTTTCAGTAACCTCATCTGTCATTCAAGGGCTAACAGCATTTGCATCTGTGACTTCAGAAAGTATAACT CTTCCAGAGGACAGAATATTGGGTTTAGCTAAATTCTTCCTTGGGATTGGAATTCCTGGTGATGCCAAAGACTTGTTCAATCAGATTAGTTCATTAGCCTGCTTAGAAAACAATAG GGTTTCCATCCCCTTGATTTTATCGCTTCCAAGCACGGTTCTTTCCTTGACAAAGAAAGACCCGCTGAAG GTTAAGGTAAACACCGTGCTCGGTTCAAACTCTCCTCCATTGAAAGTGAAGCTGCTTCGAGCTTTCAGTTCGGTTTCGAGAGATGTTCCTGCTATTGAGAGTCAG GAACTCAAGTATGATCCGGAGAGCACATTTCACAGCTTGATATTGCCTGAGGCTGTTGATGTGGGACGTTACATCTTTGTTTTTGAG TTGGCACTTCAAGATTCAGAGGATGGGAAAACCTATGCTACCGGAGGCCAAACTCAAATGCCTATTTTTATTACTGGAGTCATGAAAATCGTGAATGCTGCAATTGCAGTGCTTGATAGTGATCTTGGGACTGTAGATACCCAGAAAAG CCTTAATCTGGATCGAGAAAACGATGTCTCATTGTCAGCAAATCACCTCCAAAAGCTGCGACTTTCCTTTAAGTTGAGTACTCCACGTGGTCATCCTTACAAGCCTCATCAG GCCTTTCTCAAGCTGAAACACGAGACAAAAGTTGAACACGTTTTTGTATTGGGGATCTCTGGAAAACAGTTTGAATTGGTCCTA GATTTCCTGGGACTGGTTGAGAAGTTCTTCTATCTCTCTGGTAGATTTGACCTTCAGCTAACTGTTGGCGATGCTGCTATG GAGAATTCTTTCTTGTTGCCTATCGGTCACATCGAGTTAGATCTGCCGGAGGCTCCTGAAAAGGCACCTCGCCCTCCTCTGCAGCCGGCTGATCTCTCTTCAAGATATGGTCCCAAAGCGGAGATCGTCCATGTCTTTAGAACTCCTGACAAACGTCCACCTAAAGAgctgtctctttcttttctgggtCTTTCCCTTCTGCCATTCCTTGGGTTTTTGGTTGGG CTACTATGCTTGGGGGTGAATTTGAAGAATTTCCCTTCTTCCGTTTTGCCTGCCACGTTTGCCATGCTATTCCATGGTGGCATTGCAGCTGTTCTGTTGCTCTATGTGCTTTTCTGGTTGAAG TTGGATCTGTTTACGACATTGAAGGCCCTTGGTTTCTTGGGGGCATTCCTGGTCTTTGTGGGACACAGAACCCTATCTTACCTGGCCTCAACATCAGCTAAGTTGAAATCGGCCTAA
- the LOC115749791 gene encoding uncharacterized protein At1g03900, which yields MSFEVDDDDEALEHTLLVVREVSVFKIPPRPTSGGYKCGEWLQSDKIWSGRLRVVSCKDRCEIRLEDPGSGELFAACFVHPGQRESAVETVLDSSRYFVLRIEDGQGKHAFIGLGFAERNEAFDFNVALSDHDKYVKRRESDKEEGSSEGATDGDGHIDIHPAVNHRLKEGETIRINVKPKPSSGTGMLSAAGLSGGPSGSGKPKALGLAPPPSGAGKIRSPLPPPPNDPAAARMTSASHGLSSKTKENTRRGTDALSDLSQLERNLPSTATSGSTKTATASGWAAF from the exons ATGTCCTTCGAGGTCGATGACGACGACGAAGCTCTCGAGCACACCCTCCTCGTCGTCCGCGAAGTCTCCGTCTTCAAGATTCCTCCCCGCCCCACCTCCGGCGGCTACAAGTGTGGCGAGTGGCTCCAGTCCGACAAGATCTGGTCCGGCCGCCTCCGCGTCGTCTCCTGCAAGGACCGCTGCGAGATCCGCCTCGAGGATCCGGGCTCCGGCGAGCTCTTCGCCGCCTGCTTCGTCCACCCGGGCCAGCGGGAGAGCGCCGTCGAGACCGTCCTCGACTCCTCCCGCTACTTCGTGCTCCGGATCGAGGACGGCCAGGGGAAGCACGCCTTCATCGGGCTGGGGTTCGCCGAGCGGAACGAGGCCTTCGATTTCAACGTCGCGCTGTCCGATCATGATAAGTACGTGAAGCGGAGGGAGAGCGACAAGGAGGAGGGTTCGAGCGAGGGGGCGACTGATGGCGATGGCCACATTGACATTCACCCTGCTGTCAATCACCGGTTGAAG GAAGGTGAAACTATTCGGATAAATGTGAAGCCCAAGCCTTCTAGTGGGACTGGTATGCTTTCAGCTGCTGGACTGTCAGGAGGGCCTTCTGGGAGTGGAAAACCAAAAGCTCTAGGCCTTGCCCCACCACCTAGCGGAGCAGGAAAAATCCGGtctcctctccctccccctccaAACGATCCTGCTGCTGCCAGGATGACCTCTGCATCTCATGGTCTCAGCAGCAAGACCAAGGAAAATACTAGACGAGGCACTGATGCTTTGTCAGATCTGTCTCAACTAGAG AGAAACCTCCCGTCCACAGCCACTTCAGGTTCGACCAAGACTGCTACAGCATCGGGATGGGCCGCATTCTAA